Proteins from a genomic interval of Marmoricola sp. OAE513:
- a CDS encoding antibiotic biosynthesis monooxygenase family protein — MSIIKINAITVPADSGDELARRFAARAGAVDGQEGFEGFELLKPTDERTQWLVVTRWRDEESFQAWLTSAAFGEGHRGTAGAAGAGHGHGDGAGHGHGHGHGDGQGPVGVASELWSYEVAGGSTGA, encoded by the coding sequence ATGAGCATCATCAAGATCAACGCCATCACCGTTCCCGCCGACAGCGGCGACGAGCTCGCCCGCCGGTTCGCAGCGCGTGCCGGTGCGGTCGACGGGCAGGAGGGCTTCGAGGGCTTCGAGCTCCTCAAGCCGACCGACGAGCGCACCCAGTGGTTGGTCGTCACGCGGTGGCGTGACGAGGAGTCGTTCCAGGCCTGGCTGACCTCGGCGGCCTTCGGCGAGGGTCACCGCGGTACGGCGGGCGCAGCCGGTGCGGGCCACGGGCACGGCGACGGTGCGGGCCACGGGCACGGTCACGGGCACGGCGACGGACAGGGTCCCGTCGGTGTCGCCAGCGAGCTGTGGTCCTACGAGGTCGCCGGCGGCTCGACCGGCGCCTGA
- a CDS encoding general stress protein, with the protein MANLQQPRSQKLLSLEFPQSLAVYDDYAAAQKSVDFLSDNQFPVQNCMIVGTDLKQIERITGRLTNGRVAGLGAMSGLWLGLFVGLILSFFGDNDNVFAMLASTALMGAAFGTIWSLLGYLATRGQRDFSSVTAVVATRYEVLVEHKLLGQAQELLAKLPGATPNPFA; encoded by the coding sequence ATGGCAAACCTCCAGCAGCCCCGTTCGCAGAAGCTCCTGAGCCTCGAGTTCCCGCAGTCGCTCGCGGTGTACGACGACTACGCCGCGGCGCAGAAGTCGGTCGACTTCCTGTCGGACAACCAGTTCCCGGTGCAGAACTGCATGATCGTCGGCACCGACCTCAAGCAGATCGAGCGCATCACCGGTCGGTTGACCAACGGTCGGGTCGCCGGCCTCGGTGCGATGTCCGGTCTGTGGCTCGGACTCTTCGTCGGGCTGATCCTTTCCTTCTTCGGCGACAACGACAACGTGTTCGCGATGCTCGCCTCGACGGCACTCATGGGTGCGGCGTTCGGCACGATCTGGTCGCTGCTCGGTTACCTCGCGACGCGGGGTCAGCGCGACTTCTCCTCGGTGACCGCGGTGGTCGCGACCCGGTACGAGGTGCTGGTCGAGCACAAGCTGCTGGGCCAGGCGCAGGAGCTGCTCGCCAAGCTCCCGGGGGCCACGCCCAACCCGTTCGCCTAG
- the recC gene encoding exodeoxyribonuclease V subunit gamma, translating to MAFLVHRGERSDLLVTGLADLLRTPLPDPFAKELVIVPARGVERWLSQRLSHQLGHGPAGEDGVCAGVDFRSPGSLIAEVLGTRDEDPWSTDALMWPLLRVIDAAVGEPWARVLGDHLGHGVAGEEGDLRRGRRLAVSRRLAGLFASYAVQRPALLADWEAGGTGDGGGTTLPDDLAWQPELWRRTVAAVGGPSPVVRHARVVADLESGSLALDLPARISLFGHTRIAATEASLLAALGRDRDVHLWLPHPSAPLWEELRGRTSGGWRREDRSHVDIRHPLLAAMGRDIRETEATLVAAGAVTEHVLESPARPATLLGHVQSDIAADRAPERRDVSDRSVQVHACHGPARQVEVLREVLLGLLADDPTLEPRDILVMCPDIDEYAPLISGAFGLGDAVAGGHPGNQLRVMLADRSAQQTNPLLAVLSRLVDLADGRAEASRVLDLLATDPVRRRFGFSESDLETMTEWVTRSGIRWAWNAEDRERYGLAGFSQNTWRFGLDRILTGVALSDDSAMWLGPTLPLDDVSTTDISLAGRFAEAIDRLAALTADLTGEHDVEHWMSVLADGVELLADVPHGDEWQLAQVRRELAGLAVSAEAQATSGNLTLRLPDVRSLLGSQLAGRPTRANFRTGTLTVCTMTPMRSVPHRVVCLLGLDDGVFPRGGASDGDDVLARLPRVGERDARSEDRQLFLDAVMAATDTLVITYTGFSESSGLERPPSIPLREFLDVVDRTGTDTVVRKHRSQSFHPEYLVADGGAPFSFDPDAARAARAAAGERQPAPLPADLDAGPAPLETIELTDLISVVSNPVRGFLRFRLGIDLPREEDEVSDSMPVELGGLSRWQVGDRMLAEMVAGRAPGDAMQAEWRRGTMPPGRFGWRQTHQLATAAAPLTEQFASATQSEKARAIDIDLALPDGRRLVGTVNDLYGSRLVRATFSRLSAKHRLDAWISLVALSAAHSGPWVARVIGRAEEGDEPVRATYGTPVDPGQALADLVGFYDLALTRVLPYAAETSRSAARAAGSSKPAWMVQRDLGDKWRRENGSSEMLAAWGRKPSLDEVLAEQGEVGPLLDEIAVRAWSAALQAEVE from the coding sequence GTGGCGTTCCTGGTGCACCGAGGCGAGCGGTCCGACCTGCTCGTCACAGGTCTGGCCGACCTGCTGCGCACCCCGTTGCCGGACCCGTTCGCCAAGGAGCTCGTCATCGTTCCGGCGCGCGGTGTCGAGCGCTGGCTCTCCCAGCGGCTGTCCCACCAGCTCGGCCACGGCCCGGCCGGCGAGGACGGTGTGTGCGCCGGTGTCGACTTCCGGTCCCCGGGGTCGCTGATCGCCGAGGTGCTCGGCACCCGCGACGAGGACCCCTGGTCGACCGACGCCCTGATGTGGCCGCTGCTGCGCGTGATCGACGCCGCGGTCGGCGAGCCCTGGGCGCGCGTGCTCGGCGATCACCTCGGCCACGGCGTCGCCGGCGAGGAGGGTGACCTGCGCCGCGGGCGCCGCCTCGCCGTCTCCCGCCGGCTCGCCGGCCTGTTCGCGTCGTACGCCGTGCAGCGCCCCGCGCTCCTGGCCGACTGGGAGGCCGGTGGCACAGGAGACGGCGGTGGCACGACCCTGCCCGACGACCTCGCCTGGCAGCCGGAGCTCTGGCGTCGCACGGTCGCTGCCGTCGGTGGGCCGAGCCCGGTGGTGCGGCACGCCCGTGTCGTCGCGGACCTCGAGTCCGGCTCGCTCGCGCTCGACCTGCCTGCGCGCATCTCCCTGTTCGGCCACACCCGGATCGCCGCCACCGAGGCTTCCCTGCTCGCTGCCCTCGGTCGCGACCGGGACGTCCACCTCTGGTTGCCGCACCCCTCAGCCCCGCTGTGGGAGGAGCTGCGCGGCCGGACGTCCGGTGGCTGGCGCCGTGAGGACCGCAGCCACGTCGACATCCGGCACCCCCTGCTCGCGGCGATGGGTCGCGACATCCGTGAGACCGAGGCGACCCTGGTCGCGGCCGGGGCGGTGACCGAGCACGTGCTGGAGTCGCCGGCACGTCCGGCCACGCTCCTCGGGCACGTGCAGTCCGACATCGCGGCCGACCGCGCTCCCGAGCGCCGCGACGTCTCCGACCGGTCGGTCCAGGTGCACGCCTGCCACGGTCCGGCCCGCCAGGTCGAGGTGCTCCGCGAGGTCCTGCTCGGTCTCCTCGCCGACGACCCGACGCTCGAGCCCCGCGACATCCTGGTGATGTGCCCGGACATCGACGAGTACGCACCGCTCATCAGCGGCGCCTTCGGCCTCGGTGATGCGGTCGCGGGCGGACACCCGGGCAACCAGCTCCGGGTGATGCTCGCAGACCGCTCGGCGCAGCAGACCAACCCGCTGCTCGCCGTGCTGTCCCGCCTGGTCGACCTCGCCGACGGCCGGGCCGAGGCCAGCCGGGTGCTCGACCTGCTCGCCACCGATCCCGTACGCCGGCGCTTCGGGTTCAGCGAGTCCGACCTGGAGACGATGACGGAGTGGGTCACCCGCTCCGGTATCCGCTGGGCCTGGAACGCCGAGGACCGCGAGCGCTACGGCCTCGCCGGTTTCTCGCAGAACACCTGGCGCTTCGGGCTCGACCGGATCCTCACCGGCGTCGCGCTCTCCGACGACTCCGCGATGTGGCTGGGACCGACCCTGCCGCTCGACGACGTCTCGACCACCGACATCAGCCTGGCCGGTCGGTTCGCCGAGGCGATCGACCGGTTGGCGGCGCTCACCGCCGACCTCACCGGCGAGCACGACGTCGAGCACTGGATGTCCGTGCTCGCCGACGGCGTCGAGCTTCTGGCGGACGTGCCGCACGGTGACGAGTGGCAGCTCGCGCAGGTCCGCCGCGAGCTCGCCGGTCTGGCCGTGTCCGCCGAGGCGCAGGCGACCTCGGGCAACCTGACCCTGCGGCTCCCCGACGTGCGGTCGCTGCTCGGCTCCCAGCTCGCGGGTCGGCCGACCCGCGCGAACTTCCGCACCGGCACGCTGACGGTCTGCACGATGACGCCGATGCGTTCGGTCCCGCACCGGGTGGTGTGCTTGCTCGGTCTGGACGACGGCGTGTTCCCGCGCGGCGGCGCTTCCGACGGCGACGACGTCCTGGCGCGCCTGCCGCGGGTCGGCGAGCGCGACGCCCGCAGCGAGGACCGGCAGCTGTTCCTCGACGCGGTCATGGCCGCGACCGACACCCTGGTGATCACCTACACCGGCTTCAGCGAGTCCTCCGGGCTGGAGAGGCCGCCGTCGATCCCGTTGCGCGAGTTCCTCGACGTCGTCGACCGCACCGGGACCGACACCGTCGTGCGCAAGCACCGGTCGCAGTCCTTCCACCCCGAGTACCTGGTCGCCGACGGTGGTGCTCCGTTCTCCTTCGACCCCGATGCGGCGCGCGCTGCCCGGGCCGCGGCGGGCGAGCGGCAGCCGGCCCCGCTGCCGGCCGACCTCGACGCCGGTCCGGCACCGTTGGAGACGATCGAGCTCACCGACCTGATCAGCGTCGTCTCCAACCCGGTGCGCGGGTTCCTGCGCTTCCGGCTGGGCATCGACCTCCCGCGCGAGGAGGACGAGGTCTCCGACTCGATGCCTGTCGAGCTCGGCGGTCTCTCCCGCTGGCAGGTGGGTGATCGGATGCTCGCCGAGATGGTCGCCGGCCGTGCCCCCGGTGATGCGATGCAGGCGGAGTGGCGACGGGGCACCATGCCGCCGGGTCGGTTCGGTTGGCGCCAGACCCACCAGCTCGCCACCGCGGCAGCACCGCTGACCGAGCAGTTCGCCTCCGCCACCCAGTCGGAGAAGGCGCGTGCGATCGACATCGACCTCGCGCTCCCTGACGGTCGCCGTCTGGTCGGCACCGTCAACGACCTCTACGGGTCCCGCCTGGTCCGCGCGACGTTCTCCCGGCTCAGCGCGAAGCACCGGCTCGACGCCTGGATCAGCCTGGTCGCCCTGTCGGCTGCCCACAGCGGTCCCTGGGTCGCCCGGGTCATCGGTCGTGCCGAGGAGGGCGACGAGCCCGTGCGAGCGACCTACGGGACGCCGGTCGATCCTGGCCAGGCACTCGCCGACCTCGTCGGCTTCTACGACCTCGCGCTGACCCGGGTGCTGCCGTACGCCGCCGAGACCTCGCGGTCGGCGGCTCGCGCGGCCGGGTCCAGCAAGCCTGCCTGGATGGTCCAGCGCGACCTCGGCGACAAGTGGCGACGGGAGAACGGCAGCAGCGAGATGCTCGCCGCCTGGGGGCGCAAGCCCTCGCTGGACGAGGTCCTCGCCGAGCAGGGCGAGGTCGGCCCGCTGCTCGACGAGATCGCCGTCCGGGCCTGGTCCGCTGCTCTGCAGGCGGAGGTGGAGTGA
- a CDS encoding UvrD-helicase domain-containing protein yields the protein MTSDQSTRTFDLAGELPGIGTTVLEASAGTGKTYAVAALATRFVAEDIAPLDKLLVITFSRAATQELRDRVRERFVHTAEVLADPDVARAAADDVAILTRAPDGSSLSDAEIAERRRRLLDAITNYDAATIATTHEFCHAVLRSLGVAGDSDSSETLRDDITDLRDEVVDDLFLGLYADSATDPPVTYKAAGHAARRGVESSHSALRPVEDASPEAAALVAFAEGVRAEIETRKRRAGIFTFDDMLSRLAKALAPTEENPVTAAALRMRARWDVVLVDEFQDTDPVQWDVLRHAFTTSTRLVLIGDPKQAIYAFRGGDTPTYLRAVRDATVQTLGTNYRSDAPVVEALQVLMKGAQLGDERIRVHEVAADRQRSSLSTGGGVRLRQVRRDGFTLTKSGTINIGKVRDRIAADLAGDVARQLAEGVLLDGRPLDPGDIAVLLHSVKDDAPRIQAELAKRGIPSVISAAESVMTSAAAQHWLRLLEAMEKPQLSGRIRAAALTPFLGLTPDELVLADDERTDQLAERVRSWLELLRSRGVAAVSGAAHAAGMAPRVLATEGGERLLTDLNHVGQLLHAASQEQGLGVTGLLGWLRDAIAEGNRNDARRRRLDVDAKAVQFVTIHGSKGLEYPVVYLPQLFDRPVRDWPTVHAYHEGDLPCLDVADSPRAKALARAEEAQEELRLAYVALTRARAQVVTWWAPTYNGPNGALTRLLFGRGPEDSAVPDRAAFGTTDDEADEVLTRWAALGAFRVEESKIDRTRVSLAEAPTELAARTFGRGVDTEWRRTSYSGLIRAEELAARPLQSEPETEGTTDEDEPVEDTVAVVEADVEIDETMISPMSAMAGSATFGSLVHAVLEHADPKAVDLRAELLAKVEDERRWWSVPATSEELADALLPMQHTSLGPLVDGLPLTAIGREDRLCELDFEIPMAHGDAGVGERGLPLKAFAAALRTHLPAEDPMRAYADKLEAPGLGDQVLRGYLSGSIDVVLRVPGAATPRFVVVDYKTNTLGERGRPQTAWDYTPEKVTASMLHSHYPLQSLLYSVVLHRYLRWRQPGYDPETHLGGVLYLYVRGMVGAATPEVDGVPCGVFSWRPPVALVIALSDILDGEAAR from the coding sequence ATGACGTCCGACCAGAGCACCCGCACCTTCGACCTGGCCGGAGAGCTGCCCGGCATCGGCACCACCGTGCTCGAGGCGAGCGCGGGTACGGGCAAGACCTACGCGGTCGCGGCGCTGGCGACCCGGTTCGTCGCCGAGGACATCGCGCCGCTCGACAAGCTGCTGGTGATCACCTTCAGCCGGGCAGCGACCCAGGAGCTGCGTGACCGGGTCCGCGAACGCTTCGTGCACACCGCCGAGGTGCTCGCCGACCCCGACGTGGCCCGGGCCGCGGCCGACGACGTCGCGATCCTCACCCGCGCTCCGGACGGGTCGTCGCTGAGCGACGCCGAGATCGCCGAACGCCGCCGACGTCTGCTCGACGCGATCACGAACTACGACGCGGCGACGATCGCGACCACCCACGAGTTCTGCCACGCCGTCCTCCGCTCGCTCGGTGTGGCCGGGGACTCCGACTCCTCGGAGACCTTGCGCGACGACATCACCGACCTGCGCGACGAGGTGGTCGACGACCTGTTCCTGGGCCTGTACGCCGACAGTGCGACCGACCCTCCGGTCACCTACAAGGCTGCTGGTCATGCCGCTCGTCGCGGGGTCGAGAGCAGCCACTCCGCGCTGCGGCCCGTCGAGGACGCCAGCCCGGAGGCAGCTGCCCTGGTCGCGTTCGCCGAGGGCGTCCGTGCCGAGATCGAGACCCGCAAGCGTCGCGCGGGCATCTTCACCTTCGACGACATGTTGTCGCGCCTGGCGAAGGCCCTGGCGCCGACCGAGGAGAACCCGGTGACCGCCGCGGCCCTGCGGATGCGCGCCCGCTGGGACGTCGTCCTGGTCGACGAGTTCCAGGACACCGACCCGGTCCAGTGGGACGTGCTCCGGCACGCCTTCACGACCAGCACCCGGCTCGTGCTGATCGGTGACCCGAAGCAGGCCATCTACGCGTTCCGCGGGGGTGACACCCCGACGTACCTGCGGGCGGTGCGGGACGCCACGGTGCAGACCCTCGGCACCAACTACCGCAGCGACGCCCCGGTGGTCGAGGCGCTCCAGGTCCTCATGAAGGGTGCGCAGCTCGGTGACGAGCGGATCCGGGTGCACGAGGTCGCGGCCGACCGGCAGCGGTCCTCGCTGTCGACCGGGGGAGGCGTGCGCCTGCGCCAGGTACGCCGCGACGGCTTCACGCTGACCAAGTCCGGCACGATCAACATCGGCAAGGTGCGCGACCGGATCGCAGCCGACCTGGCCGGCGACGTCGCGCGCCAGCTCGCCGAGGGCGTGCTGCTCGACGGGCGGCCGCTCGACCCCGGTGACATCGCGGTCCTGCTGCACTCGGTGAAGGACGACGCCCCCCGGATCCAGGCAGAGCTCGCCAAGCGCGGGATCCCGTCGGTGATCAGTGCCGCGGAGAGCGTGATGACCAGTGCCGCGGCGCAGCACTGGCTCCGGCTGCTCGAGGCGATGGAGAAGCCGCAGCTCTCCGGTCGCATCCGCGCGGCCGCGCTGACCCCCTTCCTCGGCCTGACTCCCGACGAGCTCGTCCTCGCCGACGACGAGCGCACCGACCAGCTTGCCGAGCGCGTGCGCAGCTGGCTCGAGCTGCTGCGCTCCCGTGGGGTCGCCGCCGTCTCCGGTGCCGCGCACGCCGCCGGGATGGCGCCGCGGGTGCTCGCGACCGAGGGCGGCGAGCGCCTGCTGACCGACCTCAACCACGTCGGGCAGCTGCTGCACGCGGCGTCCCAGGAGCAGGGGCTCGGCGTGACCGGCCTGCTCGGCTGGCTGCGCGACGCGATCGCCGAGGGCAACCGCAACGACGCCCGTCGGCGACGGCTGGACGTCGACGCGAAGGCGGTCCAGTTCGTGACGATCCACGGCTCGAAGGGGCTGGAGTACCCGGTCGTCTACCTGCCGCAGCTCTTCGACCGCCCGGTGCGCGACTGGCCGACGGTGCACGCGTACCACGAAGGGGACCTGCCCTGCCTCGACGTCGCAGACAGCCCACGGGCCAAGGCGCTCGCGCGCGCGGAAGAAGCCCAGGAGGAGCTCCGGCTCGCGTACGTCGCCCTCACCCGGGCGCGCGCGCAGGTCGTCACCTGGTGGGCGCCGACGTACAACGGACCGAACGGGGCCCTGACCCGCCTGCTCTTCGGGCGAGGCCCCGAGGACTCCGCCGTCCCCGACCGCGCCGCGTTCGGCACGACCGACGACGAGGCCGACGAGGTGCTCACCCGGTGGGCGGCACTGGGCGCCTTCCGGGTCGAGGAGAGCAAGATCGACCGGACCCGGGTCAGCCTGGCCGAGGCGCCGACCGAGCTGGCTGCGCGAACGTTCGGGCGCGGGGTGGACACCGAGTGGCGGCGCACGTCGTACAGCGGCCTGATCCGTGCCGAGGAGCTCGCCGCCCGACCGCTGCAGAGCGAGCCGGAGACCGAGGGCACGACAGACGAGGACGAGCCGGTCGAGGACACCGTCGCGGTCGTCGAGGCCGACGTCGAGATCGACGAGACGATGATCTCTCCGATGAGTGCGATGGCCGGCAGCGCGACCTTCGGTTCCCTGGTCCACGCCGTGCTCGAGCACGCCGATCCGAAGGCGGTCGACCTGCGCGCCGAGCTTCTCGCCAAGGTCGAGGACGAGCGCCGGTGGTGGTCGGTCCCGGCGACGAGCGAGGAGCTCGCGGACGCGCTGCTGCCGATGCAGCACACCTCGTTGGGACCGCTCGTCGACGGGCTGCCGCTCACCGCGATCGGTCGCGAGGACCGGCTGTGCGAGCTCGACTTCGAGATCCCGATGGCCCACGGCGACGCGGGCGTCGGCGAGCGCGGACTGCCGCTGAAGGCGTTCGCGGCCGCGCTGCGCACCCACCTTCCCGCCGAGGACCCGATGCGCGCGTACGCCGACAAGCTCGAGGCTCCGGGCCTGGGGGACCAGGTCCTGCGCGGCTACCTCAGCGGTTCGATCGACGTCGTGCTGCGGGTGCCCGGTGCGGCGACCCCGCGCTTCGTCGTGGTCGACTACAAGACCAACACGCTCGGTGAGCGCGGCCGGCCGCAGACCGCCTGGGACTACACCCCGGAGAAGGTCACCGCCTCGATGCTGCACTCGCACTACCCGTTGCAGTCGCTGCTCTACTCGGTCGTCCTGCACCGCTACCTGCGCTGGCGCCAGCCCGGCTACGACCCGGAGACGCATCTCGGTGGCGTGCTCTACCTCTACGTCCGCGGCATGGTCGGCGCGGCGACGCCGGAGGTCGACGGCGTCCCGTGCGGAGTGTTCTCGTGGCGACCCCCCGTGGCCCTGGTGATCGCGCTGTCCGACATCCTCGACGGGGAGGCCGCGCGATGA
- the recD gene encoding exodeoxyribonuclease V subunit alpha, which produces MTEVRSTEPAGLVARGIAHRATGLLAVFNRAGVLEAADVHVADRLGALAGEADQDVLLAVALAVRGARLGAVCVNLDTIAAQPLELDDPVPWPEVGPWVAKVAGSPLVAGIAIAGQPDRPPGTVLHLVEDPDGRLLYLDRHWREEDQVLRDLLQRLGQRAPEVDVPLLGASLDRLFPEEKYAEQKVASRKAAEQWTTILTGGPGTGKTASVARMLVLLAEQFAARDARGKPRAPRIALAAPTGKASARLGESVAYAAQLLEPADRAHLDGLRATTLHRLLGWRPDSGTRFKHHRTNPLPYDVIVVDEVSMVSLSQMARLFEAVRDDTRLILVGDPNQLASVEAGAVLKDLVEGFDELPAEKSPVAKLTVNHRIAQDPDAEEGDLHPLDELAQSLRDGDNAESVERAVALLTDGAVAQVRLVDPLGPAMDDVREELVQAASTVTELALDYDEATSGPRLFAALDRHRLLCAHRVGPWGVAGWNQQIEQLLVDRDEILRREEWYAGRQVLVTSNDRGLGISNGDIGVVVQMPDRRLRVALRVENVVRLFAPTRVTGLETVFAMTVHKSQGSEAESVTVVLPADGSRLLTRELLYTAVTRAKDEVTIIGTEDALRAAIALKVQRASGLRSRLATALGR; this is translated from the coding sequence ATGACCGAGGTCCGGAGCACCGAGCCCGCTGGGCTCGTCGCGCGCGGAATCGCGCACCGGGCCACCGGCCTGCTCGCGGTGTTCAACCGCGCGGGCGTCCTGGAGGCGGCCGACGTGCACGTCGCCGACCGTCTCGGTGCGCTGGCGGGCGAGGCCGACCAGGACGTCCTGCTCGCGGTAGCGCTCGCCGTCCGTGGCGCCCGCCTCGGCGCGGTCTGCGTCAACCTCGACACCATCGCCGCGCAGCCGCTCGAGCTCGACGACCCGGTGCCGTGGCCGGAGGTGGGCCCGTGGGTGGCGAAGGTAGCCGGGAGCCCGCTCGTCGCCGGCATCGCGATCGCCGGTCAGCCCGATCGACCGCCGGGCACGGTGCTGCACCTGGTCGAGGACCCCGACGGTCGCCTGCTCTACCTCGACCGGCACTGGCGTGAGGAGGACCAGGTCCTCCGCGACCTGCTGCAGCGACTCGGGCAGCGCGCTCCCGAGGTGGACGTGCCGCTGCTCGGCGCATCGCTGGACCGGCTCTTCCCCGAGGAGAAGTACGCCGAGCAGAAGGTCGCCTCCCGCAAGGCCGCCGAGCAGTGGACGACGATCCTGACCGGCGGACCCGGTACCGGCAAGACGGCCTCGGTGGCGCGCATGCTCGTCCTGCTGGCCGAGCAGTTCGCCGCCCGCGATGCACGCGGCAAACCGCGCGCTCCGCGGATCGCGCTGGCCGCCCCGACCGGCAAGGCGTCGGCTCGCCTGGGGGAGTCGGTCGCGTACGCCGCTCAGCTGCTCGAACCTGCGGACCGTGCTCACCTCGACGGTCTCCGAGCGACCACGCTGCACCGCCTGCTCGGCTGGCGCCCGGACAGCGGCACCCGCTTCAAGCACCACCGCACCAACCCGCTGCCGTACGACGTGATCGTCGTCGACGAGGTCTCGATGGTGTCGCTCTCGCAGATGGCACGACTCTTCGAGGCGGTCCGCGACGACACCCGGCTGATCCTCGTCGGCGACCCCAACCAGCTCGCCTCGGTCGAGGCCGGCGCGGTGCTCAAGGACCTCGTCGAGGGTTTCGACGAGCTGCCCGCGGAGAAGTCGCCGGTCGCCAAGCTCACGGTCAACCACCGCATCGCCCAGGACCCCGACGCGGAGGAAGGCGACCTGCACCCGCTCGACGAGCTCGCCCAGTCGTTGCGCGACGGCGACAACGCCGAGTCCGTCGAGCGAGCTGTTGCCCTGCTGACCGACGGGGCCGTCGCGCAAGTCAGGTTGGTCGACCCGCTGGGTCCGGCGATGGACGACGTCCGTGAAGAGCTGGTGCAGGCCGCGTCCACCGTCACCGAGCTCGCGCTGGACTACGACGAGGCCACCTCGGGCCCCCGGCTGTTCGCAGCCCTGGACAGGCACCGCCTGCTCTGCGCGCACCGTGTCGGTCCCTGGGGTGTGGCCGGCTGGAACCAGCAGATCGAGCAGCTGCTGGTCGACCGTGACGAGATCCTCCGGCGCGAGGAGTGGTACGCCGGACGCCAGGTCCTGGTGACCTCGAACGACCGCGGCCTCGGGATCTCCAACGGCGACATCGGGGTCGTCGTCCAGATGCCCGACCGGCGTCTGCGCGTCGCGCTCCGGGTCGAGAACGTCGTCCGCCTGTTCGCCCCGACGAGGGTCACCGGACTGGAGACGGTGTTCGCGATGACGGTCCACAAGAGCCAGGGCTCCGAGGCCGAGTCGGTGACGGTCGTGCTTCCGGCCGACGGTTCCCGGCTGCTCACCCGCGAGCTGCTCTACACCGCGGTGACGCGGGCCAAGGACGAGGTGACGATCATCGGCACCGAGGACGCCCTGCGCGCGGCCATCGCGCTCAAGGTGCAACGAGCCTCAGGTCTGCGGAGCCGGCTGGCGACCGCGCTCGGCCGGTAG
- a CDS encoding M15 family metallopeptidase has protein sequence MTTPAAPSSTPTSTPSKAPRPEVGTVPPPWLGTRVLERTADGFGVQQPTPKALRNRRFTLPDTTDPLPGKGFVSRVDSPAPASVIARSTWAPGCPVAATDLAWVRLAFWGFDDQRHFGELLANADAAEDLVSVFRSLYEARFPIEEMRITTKAEQTAAPTGDGNDTGSFNCRPVRGATTYSQHAYGLAVDVNPFQNPYEKGDLVLPELAGAYTDRSWKRPGMVLPGGPVVRAFDSIGWTWGGTWRTLKDLQHFSANGG, from the coding sequence GTGACGACGCCGGCCGCCCCATCGAGCACGCCGACGAGCACACCGTCGAAGGCTCCGCGACCCGAGGTCGGCACCGTCCCGCCGCCGTGGCTCGGGACCCGTGTCCTGGAGAGGACCGCCGACGGGTTCGGGGTGCAGCAGCCGACACCGAAGGCACTGCGCAACCGTCGCTTCACGTTGCCCGACACGACGGATCCTCTTCCTGGCAAGGGATTCGTGTCCCGCGTCGACTCGCCCGCCCCGGCGTCGGTGATCGCGCGCTCGACCTGGGCGCCGGGGTGCCCGGTGGCCGCCACCGATCTCGCCTGGGTCCGGTTGGCCTTCTGGGGGTTCGACGACCAGCGGCACTTCGGCGAGCTGCTGGCGAACGCAGACGCCGCCGAAGACCTGGTCTCCGTCTTCCGCTCGTTGTACGAGGCCCGGTTCCCCATCGAGGAGATGCGGATCACCACCAAGGCGGAACAGACCGCCGCGCCCACGGGCGACGGCAACGACACCGGGTCGTTCAACTGCCGCCCGGTGCGGGGTGCGACGACGTACAGCCAGCACGCCTACGGACTCGCGGTCGACGTGAACCCGTTCCAGAACCCTTACGAGAAAGGGGATCTGGTCCTTCCGGAGCTTGCAGGCGCCTACACGGATCGATCGTGGAAGCGGCCCGGGATGGTCCTGCCGGGAGGTCCGGTGGTGCGTGCCTTCGACTCGATCGGGTGGACCTGGGGTGGGACGTGGCGGACCCTGAAGGACCTGCAGCACTTCAGCGCGAACGGCGGGTGA